The following are encoded together in the Lathyrus oleraceus cultivar Zhongwan6 chromosome 3, CAAS_Psat_ZW6_1.0, whole genome shotgun sequence genome:
- the LOC127130373 gene encoding histone promoter control protein 2-like produces MVKEDVEALWEKRPRLNSIPFQATFLCTKEFDDWWQSYFVAYVGAPEAKLSELTQALIHLQAKSTKCKALHIKQIQAFQKYFRVVYRPNNLRRTISEAAAELKEKATPEKPSDDDERPISQVLKKSSSSDQPRSTDLPVPSPQSKKSKKHKRSAATGPEPTPQPTQPSPQQSHKPKGHQGHKRKKRDSPSKGGEAKKKKQHKMLTTEAHSSLDADTIVVDTSILNMVSDPAVGTSTSTNIPAATILEEGNPDIVLPTPTQADASGEQPHHVVDYTPLSMTSSPSHQATSVDNAGEFTDSPIQTSDSDSVTSPATHTDSSSTSSDSSLSSASLTLQDSRGQGNAGITEIQSPQTAPLPTNSPSSSQALAIKPSALEAIARLHSLVRSRDASSDSEQFHQLHYEKMGPEATKVKALIDKVRFYALNSDLSHVLLSEPAVGPELLHVLAQLRELHLSEYAKCVMATFEKLLVPMLRHIDNVRENEHHIETTEAFVKEKWELVMKADEEVTKLLGMIEEKKKELAPKQTRFAEIRLQIDDLQRQIAALDSELGSITEEESRIVDKVVKPAQDTVEQTTTNALVIAEELSKVEKKLEQLRVQADNFEPQSLHYNLELQSF; encoded by the exons ATGGtcaaagaagatgttgaggccCTTTGGGAAAAACGACCAAGGCTCAATTCCATCCCGTTTCAAGCAACCTTCCTCTGTACCAAAGAATTTGATGATTGGTGGCAATCATATTTTGTTGCTTACGTTGGTGCTCCTGAGGCCAAATTATCTGAACTAACTCAGGCTCTTATCCATTTGCAGGCGAAAtcgaccaagtgtaaggctctccATATCAAACAAATTCAAGCTTTCCAGAAATATTTCCGAGTTGTGTATCGACCTAATAATCTTCGTCGAACCATTTCTGAGGCCGCTGCCGAATTAAAGGAGAAG GCTACTCCTGAGAAGCCTTCTGATGATGATGAGCGACCCATTTCCCAAGTTTTGAAAAAATCCAGTTCTTCG GATCAACCACGTTCTACAGATCTGCCTGTCCCTTCCCCTCAGTCCAAGAAATCCAAAAAACATAAGCGTTCTGCTGCCACAGGAcctgag CCGACTCCACAGCCGACTCAGCCATCTCCTCAACAATCCCACAAACCCAAAGGCCACCAGGGCCATAAAAGGAAGAAGCGTGATTCTCCCTCTAAGGGTGGTGaagcaaaaaagaaaaaacaacACAAAATGCTCACTACAGAGGCTCATTCTTCTCTAGACGCTGACACCATTGTGGTCGACACGTCTATCCTCAATATGGTCTCTGATCCAGCTGTGGGGACTTCGACGTCGACCAACATCCCTGCTGCTACTATCTTGGAGGAAGGGAATCCGGACATTGTTCTTCCTACACCGACACAG GCCGATGCTTCTGGTGAGCAACCTCACCATGTTGTTGACTATACTCCCCTGTCGATGACTTCTTCTCCATCTCACCAGGCAACCTCTGTTGACAATGCTGGTGAGTTCACTGACTCCCCTATCCAAACTAGTGATAGTGATTCAGTCACTAGCCCTGCCACGCACACGGATTCTagttcgactagttctgactctagtctttcttcagcttccttgacTTTGCAGGATTCAAGGGGACAAGGAAATGCTGGCATCACAGAAATCCAGTCTCCTCAAACTGCGCCTCTACCAACTAATTCCCCTTCATCTTCCCAGGCATTGGCAATAAAGCCTTCTGCTCTAGAAGCAATTGCTAGGCTTCATAGCCTAGTAAGATCACGTGATGCCTCTTCAGATTCTGAGCAGTTTCACCAACTCCATTATGAGAAGATGGGTCCTGAAGCGACAAAGGTCAAAGCTCTGATAGACAAGGTTCGTTTTTACGCCTTGAATTCGGATCTATCCCATGTGCTTTTGAGTGAACCTGCTGTCGGCCCAGAACTCTTGCATGTGCTTGCCCAACTCAGGGAGCTTCACCTTTCTGAGTATGCTAAGTGTGTGATGGCCACATTTGAAAAACTTCTGGTTCCCATGCTGCGTCATATCGACAATGTTAGGGAAAATGAACACCATATTGAAACTACAGAGGCCTTTGTGAAGGAGAAATGGGAGCTGGTGATGAAAGCCGATGAAGAAGTCACCAAATTGCTGGGAATGATTGAGGAGAAGAAAAAGGAATTGGCCCCCAAACAAACAAGATTTGCTGAGATACGCCTCCAAATTGATGACCTTCAGCGTCAAATTGCTGCCTTGGACAGTGAATTGGGGTCAATTACTGAGGAAGAATCCCGCATTGTCGACAAGGTTGTGAAGCCAGCCCAAGATACTGTCGAGCAAACCACCACAAATGCCTTGGTCATAGCTGAAGAACTCTCCAAAGTTGAAAAGAAACTTGAACAACTTAGGGTCCAGGCCGACAACTTTGAACCTCAGTCTCTGCACTACAATCTTGAGCTTCAATCATTTTAG
- the LOC127126214 gene encoding homeobox-leucine zipper protein HOX11 translates to MELALSLGDTPKPFSFFQKSFDQKSTSSDPLIQLNLLPSTPVLRPHPSPPNLRIPWLNDALGVEPARMSDVNRFRLAASVEDNTDEGAAASSPNSAVSSFQMDFSIMNGNGNAAEGATRNSSRERGADSDDEENGSTRKKLRLSKEQSAFLEDSFKEHTTLNPKQKLALAKQLNLRPRQVEVWFQNRRARTKLKQTEVDCEYLKKCCETLTEENRRLQKELQELRALKTSQPFYMQRPATTLTMCPSCERVATNTTGSGAGAKQTASITAGGRCEQ, encoded by the exons ATGGAACTAGCTTTGAGCTTAGGCGACACACCAAAACCATTCTCTTTCTTCCAAAAGTCCTTCGACCAAAAAAGCACTTCCTCAGATCCACTTATCCAACTCAACCTTCTTCCTTCAACGCCCGTTCTTCGTCCCCATCCTTCTCCACCAAATCTTCGGATTCCATGGCTCAATGATGCAC TCGGAGTTGAACCGGCGAGGATGTCAGATGTGAATCGATTCCGGTTGGCGGCGTCGGTCGAAGATAATACAGACGAAGGAGCTGCAGCTTCATCCCCGAATAGCGCGGTTTCATCTTTTCAGATGGATTTCTCTATCATGAACGGTAATGGAAATGCTGCTGAGGGTGCAACAAGAAATAGTAGTCGTGAGAGGGGTGCGGATAGCGATGACGAAGAAAACGGTTCCACTAGAAAGAAACTCAGACTCAGTAAAGAACAGTCAGCTTTCCTTGAAGATAGCTTCAAAGAACACACCACTCTCAATCCA AAACAGAAACTTGCTCTTGCAAAACAGTTAAATCTTCGTCCACGTCAAGTAGAAGTTTGGTTTCAAAACAGAAGAGCAAG GACAAAGTTAAAGCAAACGGAAGTGGATTGTGAGTACTTGAAAAAATGTTGTGAGACACTAACAGAAGAGAATAGAAGATTACAAAAGGAACTGCAAGAGTTAAGAGCTTTGAAAACTTCTCAACCATTCTACATGCAGCGTCCGGCTACTACTCTCACTATGTGTCCATCTTGTGAAAGAGTTGCCACCAACACTACCGGGAGCGGCGCCGGAGCTAAACAAACCGCCTCAATCACCGCCGGAGGACGCTGTGAACAATAA